A genome region from Phoenix dactylifera cultivar Barhee BC4 chromosome 18, palm_55x_up_171113_PBpolish2nd_filt_p, whole genome shotgun sequence includes the following:
- the LOC103698713 gene encoding serine carboxypeptidase-like 51 isoform X1, with product MEKSFSPLPFLLLYLLFCLSLFHIKFVSAFGTVDGSEQWGYVQVRPKAHMFWWLYRSPQRVENASTPWPTVLWLQGGPGGSGVGIGNFQEIGPLDTSLKPRNSTWLQKADLLFVDNPVGTGYSFVEDEKLLVKTDWEAATDLLTLLKKLYNKNGSLQKSPLFIVSESYGGKFAVTLGLLVVKAIKAGRLKLKLGGVVLGDSWISPEDFVFSWGPLLLDVSRLGINDANRSNSVAETIRQQLVEGQYFEATITCQTLQSQIVRDSHGVDFYNFLRDVGSYPISGMAVALSEKIDMKKSYSMYLSSNASSLDLGSLMNGVIKEKLKIIPKNISWGGQFNSVFNALMNENMKPRINEVDELLSLGVNVTIYNGQLDLICATKGTEAWVQKLKWEGLEYFTTSGRYALYCDNDGSTKGYIQSYQNLRFYWILGAGHFVPLDQPCMALKMLGDITQSPAASSSYMKT from the exons ATGGAGAAATCCTTTTCTCCtcttcccttcctcctcctttatCTACTCTTCTGCCTCTCTCTGTTCCATATTAAGTTTGTTAGTGCCTTTGGAACTGTTGATGGATCGGAGCAGTGGGGCTATGTTCAAGTCCGCCCGA AAGCCCACATGTTCTGGTGGCTTTACCGGAGTCCACAAAGAGTTGAGAATGCTTCAACTCCATGGCCTACAGTACTCTGGCTGCAGGGTGGACCT GGAGGGTCAGGTGTCGGGATTGGGAACTTCCAAGAGATCGGACCGTTGGATACCAGTCTAAAGCCACGAAATTCGACATGGCTGCAAAAAGCTGATCTCCTTTTTGTG gaCAACCCAGTTGGGACTGGATACAGTTTTGTAGAGGATGAAAAGCTTCTGGTAAAGACTGATTGGGAGGCAGCAACTGACTTACTTACCCTTCTCAAGAAGCTCTACAATAAGAACGGGAGCTTACAAAAAAGTCCGCTCTTCATTGTGTCAGAGTCTTATGGAGGAAAATTTGCTGTGACTCTTGGCTTATTGGTTGTCAAAGCCATTAAGGCTGGAAGATTGAAACTTAAACTTGGAG GAGTTGTTTTGGGAGATAGCTGGATTTCGCCAGAAGATTTCGTG TTCTCGTGGGGACCTCTGCTTTTAGATGTCTCAAGGCTCGGTATCAATGATGCGAACAGATCAAACAG TGTAGCTGAAACGATTAGACAACAACTAGTGGAAGGGCAGTATTTCGAGGCCACAATAACATGCCAAACTCTGCAGAGTCAGATTGTCAGGGACAGTCACGGTGTT GATTTTTATAATTTCTTGCGGGATGTTGGAAGCTACCCTATCTCTGGGATGGCAGTGGCATTATCAGAGAAAAtagacatgaagaagagttactCGATGTATCTCAGCTCCAATGCTTCCTCTCTTGATCTTGGTAGTCTCATGAATGGTGTAATTAAGGAGAAGCTAAAGATAATCCCCAAGAATATAAG TTGGGGTGGACAGTTCAATTCCGTCTTTAACGCTCTGATGAACGAGAACATGAAACCCAGGATCAATGAG GTTGATGAGCTACTATCCCTGGGAGTCAATGTCACTATCTATAATGGACAA CTTGATCTGATTTGTGCAACCAAGGGCACTGAAGCATGGGTTCAGAAGCTGAA ATGGGAGGGTCTAGAATACTTCACCACTTCTGGTCGATATGCTTTGTACTGTGATAATGATGGAAGTACCAAGGGCTACATCCAGTCTTATCAGAACTTACGTTTCTACTGGATCTTGGGAGCAGGTCATTTT
- the LOC103698713 gene encoding serine carboxypeptidase-like 51 isoform X2: protein MFWWLYRSPQRVENASTPWPTVLWLQGGPGGSGVGIGNFQEIGPLDTSLKPRNSTWLQKADLLFVDNPVGTGYSFVEDEKLLVKTDWEAATDLLTLLKKLYNKNGSLQKSPLFIVSESYGGKFAVTLGLLVVKAIKAGRLKLKLGGVVLGDSWISPEDFVFSWGPLLLDVSRLGINDANRSNSVAETIRQQLVEGQYFEATITCQTLQSQIVRDSHGVDFYNFLRDVGSYPISGMAVALSEKIDMKKSYSMYLSSNASSLDLGSLMNGVIKEKLKIIPKNISWGGQFNSVFNALMNENMKPRINEVDELLSLGVNVTIYNGQLDLICATKGTEAWVQKLKWEGLEYFTTSGRYALYCDNDGSTKGYIQSYQNLRFYWILGAGHFVPLDQPCMALKMLGDITQSPAASSSYMKT from the exons ATGTTCTGGTGGCTTTACCGGAGTCCACAAAGAGTTGAGAATGCTTCAACTCCATGGCCTACAGTACTCTGGCTGCAGGGTGGACCT GGAGGGTCAGGTGTCGGGATTGGGAACTTCCAAGAGATCGGACCGTTGGATACCAGTCTAAAGCCACGAAATTCGACATGGCTGCAAAAAGCTGATCTCCTTTTTGTG gaCAACCCAGTTGGGACTGGATACAGTTTTGTAGAGGATGAAAAGCTTCTGGTAAAGACTGATTGGGAGGCAGCAACTGACTTACTTACCCTTCTCAAGAAGCTCTACAATAAGAACGGGAGCTTACAAAAAAGTCCGCTCTTCATTGTGTCAGAGTCTTATGGAGGAAAATTTGCTGTGACTCTTGGCTTATTGGTTGTCAAAGCCATTAAGGCTGGAAGATTGAAACTTAAACTTGGAG GAGTTGTTTTGGGAGATAGCTGGATTTCGCCAGAAGATTTCGTG TTCTCGTGGGGACCTCTGCTTTTAGATGTCTCAAGGCTCGGTATCAATGATGCGAACAGATCAAACAG TGTAGCTGAAACGATTAGACAACAACTAGTGGAAGGGCAGTATTTCGAGGCCACAATAACATGCCAAACTCTGCAGAGTCAGATTGTCAGGGACAGTCACGGTGTT GATTTTTATAATTTCTTGCGGGATGTTGGAAGCTACCCTATCTCTGGGATGGCAGTGGCATTATCAGAGAAAAtagacatgaagaagagttactCGATGTATCTCAGCTCCAATGCTTCCTCTCTTGATCTTGGTAGTCTCATGAATGGTGTAATTAAGGAGAAGCTAAAGATAATCCCCAAGAATATAAG TTGGGGTGGACAGTTCAATTCCGTCTTTAACGCTCTGATGAACGAGAACATGAAACCCAGGATCAATGAG GTTGATGAGCTACTATCCCTGGGAGTCAATGTCACTATCTATAATGGACAA CTTGATCTGATTTGTGCAACCAAGGGCACTGAAGCATGGGTTCAGAAGCTGAA ATGGGAGGGTCTAGAATACTTCACCACTTCTGGTCGATATGCTTTGTACTGTGATAATGATGGAAGTACCAAGGGCTACATCCAGTCTTATCAGAACTTACGTTTCTACTGGATCTTGGGAGCAGGTCATTTT
- the LOC103698700 gene encoding uncharacterized protein LOC103698700 isoform X2, producing MMMRRVAASLVPPWLEPLLTTSFFAACPSHSDAARSECNMYCLDCSSSTSGAFCFYCRSDRHSGHRVIQIRRSSYHDVVRVAEIQKVLDITGVQTYVINSARVLFLNERPQPRAGAKAAASPHTCEICARSLLDPFRFCSIGSGGDN from the exons ATGATGATGAGGAGGGTGGCGGCGTCGCTGGTGCCGCCGTGGCTGGAGCCCCTCCTCACCACATCCTTCTTCGCCGCCTGCCCTTCCCATTCCGACGCCGCCAGGAGCGAATGCAACATGTACTGCCTCGACtgctcctcctccacctccggcgCCTTCTGCTTCTACTGTCGCTCCGACCGCCACTCCGGCCACCGGGTCATCCAG ATAAGGCGGTCATCGTACCACGACGTGGTGCGGGTGGCGGAGATCCAGAAGGTTCTGGACATCACCGGGGTGCAGACGTACGTGATCAACAGCGCGCGCGTGCTCTTCCTCAACGAGCGCCCCCAGCCACGTGCGGGCGCCAAGGCCGCCGCCTCCCCTCACACGTGCGAGATCTGCGCCCGCTCCCTCCTCGACCCCTTCCGCTTCTGCTCCATCGGCT CTGGCGGGGATAACTAG
- the LOC103698700 gene encoding uncharacterized protein LOC103698700 isoform X1, translated as MMMRRVAASLVPPWLEPLLTTSFFAACPSHSDAARSECNMYCLDCSSSTSGAFCFYCRSDRHSGHRVIQIRRSSYHDVVRVAEIQKVLDITGVQTYVINSARVLFLNERPQPRAGAKAAASPHTCEICARSLLDPFRFCSIGCKLAGITRNGDASFVLKGSGGETDEQASESGRAEEDIRRLPDRGGGSREGPRSGIGLPAPSSSSSSSALPSSRRRKGIPHRAPFGS; from the exons ATGATGATGAGGAGGGTGGCGGCGTCGCTGGTGCCGCCGTGGCTGGAGCCCCTCCTCACCACATCCTTCTTCGCCGCCTGCCCTTCCCATTCCGACGCCGCCAGGAGCGAATGCAACATGTACTGCCTCGACtgctcctcctccacctccggcgCCTTCTGCTTCTACTGTCGCTCCGACCGCCACTCCGGCCACCGGGTCATCCAG ATAAGGCGGTCATCGTACCACGACGTGGTGCGGGTGGCGGAGATCCAGAAGGTTCTGGACATCACCGGGGTGCAGACGTACGTGATCAACAGCGCGCGCGTGCTCTTCCTCAACGAGCGCCCCCAGCCACGTGCGGGCGCCAAGGCCGCCGCCTCCCCTCACACGTGCGAGATCTGCGCCCGCTCCCTCCTCGACCCCTTCCGCTTCTGCTCCATCGGCTGTAAG CTGGCGGGGATAACTAGGAATGGGGACGCGAGCTTCGTGCTGAAGGGGAGCGGCGGAGAGACCGATGAGCAGGCGAGCGAGAGCGGGAGGGCGGAGGAGGATATCAGGCGGTTACCGGACCGCGGAGGTGGATCGCGTGAAGGGCCAAGGAGCGGCATCGGGCTCCCCGCGCCTTCTTCTTCGTCTTCGTCGTCTGCTTTGCCCAGCTCGAGGAGGCGAAAAGGAATTCCCCACCGCGCCCCTTTTGGCTCCTGA
- the LOC103699979 gene encoding histone H2B.5-like produces the protein MAPKGQRRVVGTFVKTTRKLVEETLQVSVEGGEGSGEQNHSKEPKVVETALEEKKAQESQTSVHPNKRQEEYKEAPKEGAEEPPQRDEKQGKEGRGGGEEDKEEPPKGEKKPKKEVAVVEEEEKGKKRGRGEGGRRRRRKRYGGGGVDGVGGGYKRYVFRVLKQVHPGMGVSSRAMAVLDGMMADMFERLADEAARLSRYSGKATLSSREIQDAVRLVLPGELGKHAISEGTKAVSNYMSADHGA, from the coding sequence ATGGCTCCAAAGGGCCAGAGAAGGGTGGTGGGCACCTTCGTGAAGACTACGAGGAAGTTGGTCGAGGAGACCCTCCAGGTCTCGGTCGAGGGTGGAGAAGGGAGCGGAGAACAAAACCATTCCAAGGAGCCCAAGGTGGTGGAGACGGcactggaagaaaagaaagcacaAGAGTCCCAAACTTCGGTTCACCCCAACAAGAGACAGGAAGAGTATAAAGAAGCTCCCAAAGAGGGAGCAGAGGAACCTCCTCAGAGGGATGAGAAACAAGGGAAAGAaggcagaggaggaggagaagaagataagGAGGAGCCTCCtaaaggagaaaagaaaccaaagaaggaagtagcggtagtagaagaagaagagaaggggaagaagagagggagaggagagggggggaggaggaggaggaggaagaggtatGGTGGTGGCGGTGTGGACGGGGTTGGAGGAGGCTACAAGAGGTATGTGTTTAGGGTGCTGAAGCAGGTGCACCCAGGGATGGGGGTGTCGTCGAGGGCGATGGCGGTGCTCGACGGCATGATGGCCGATATGTTCGAGAGGCTGGCGGACGAGGCGGCGAGGCTCTCCAGGTACTCGGGGAAGGCGACCCTGTCATCCAGAGAGATCCAGGATGCAGTGCGCCTGGTGCTGCCTGGGGAGCTCGGCAAGCATGCCATCTCTGAGGGGACGAAAGCTGTGTCCAACTACATGTCAGCCGACCATGGCGCCTAG